GGCCGGGGCTTGTCCGTGCCGACCGAGCACGCCGCGCGTCGTCCCCTCCACCGAACTGAGGCCGCTGCCGCCCTCGAGTCGTCGCGCCACTCCATGATCCAGAGATCGACGTACTCGTCCACGTGGTACGACGCGTAGCTGCGCTCGTCGTCGCTCCCGCACACACAGGCTCGTCGACCACCCCCGCACCCGCCGTCGGGCGCCCCGGGGTCCTAGCATGGAAGACGCGACCTCTGCCGGGCCTGCGGCTCCCCCATGCCGCAGCCACGCCGCCGGCTCAGCCGGCACCATGCGGAGGTGCGCCGTGCCCGATGACCGCTCGTTCCGTGACCGTGAGGCCGACACCTGGGCGGGGAACGTCGCTCGGAAGTGGCTGCGGGAAGCCGCCTGCGTAGGCGAAGATCCCGAGCTGTTCTTCCCGCCGGCCGAGCTGGAGACCGATCCCCAGGTCGCCCGGGCCCGCGCGGTGTGCCGCAGGTGCCGCGTCCTCCTCGACTGCCGCTCCTGGGCGATCGAGCAGGGTGAGGACGCCGGCATCTGGGGCGCCACCACCGCCAGACAGCGCCGCGCCATCAGCCGGGAGATGCGCCGGGTCGCGGCCCCGCGCTGACCTCCGGCGCCGGCAGCCGGCAGCTACGGAACGGGTCCAGGCCGTACTCGCAGGCGGCCCGGTGACCAGCTCACAGCCCGTACGGTGCCCGTCGGCCGGTCTACCCGGCTGTCGACCCGTTGCTCCCCTGCCGGGGCAGGCTGCGGACAGTGGGCCAGTGAAGCCTCCGGCAGAGCGGGTGATCCTGGTCTTGAACCCGTCTACCAGGGGCTTCACTTGTCTGTCACGCCAACTACTGGACCACACTGGCAGGTTGGAAGACGCACACTTCGCTCATCAGGTGCTACTTCGCTGATCGGGAGTTACGCCGTTCTTCTTCTTGAAAACCCGGACATGAGAAAGGGGACAGGGATGCGATCAAGCCGGGCAGGGATTATTGTCAGAGTTGGGCGGCCTTATGGCGCAAGGTCCGATATTGGGCTTCGTGATGCAATGCAATGCATTCATACAGCCATGGAGCTGAGCGTGCGACCTGTGCCCTGCTCGACACGCAACCGCGAGGGGTAAAGGCTGACATCGCAGAGACGTAGCGGCGGCCAACTGCAAGGGACCGCACATATCTCAGTAGTCATTTTCTCCACGGTTGACCGACCGCGGCACGATCGGCGAGATGACCGGTGGGCGACTGCCTGGAGGTCTCGACGGCGGTCGAAGGGCCGGACGATACGCGCCAACAGGGGCATGGGTCTCCACCAGCTGGGAAACGCGAGATCGGAGATGCGCGATGACAGAGATCGACGCGGCGGTAGTGGACTCGAACGCGTCCAGCGCTACGATCCGGGCAACGATATTCAACAAATCAGGTCGTACCATCGCCACGGGCGGCACAGTGCGACTTACGGCGGCTCCCTTCGGGACCGGAAATTTCGCTGATGCGACTTTCGGCTCGATCGCGCCAGGGGGGCAAGAGACGCAGCTTATCAATTGGGATCTGGAGCAAGACGATATGGGGCATAGCCCATATCCGACGGCCGCCCGCTACTTCCTTTCAGCGGAAGAGGGCGGGGCCTGTTCGGGCGGAACCGGTGAAAATCCAGAAGGAATTGCAGGAGTCCGGTTCTCCATATTTGACCCCGACTGGTCGTGACTGCGCTGATCCTGGGGTGAATAGCGGTCCCGTCCCGCGTTAGCGAGGAGATCATGTCTACTTCGTCATTCCAAATGTCGAGCTTCACTCCTGTTGACGGTAGTATCGTCAATCAAAGCTCGACCTCGGTATGGTTCTCATTCTCCAGCGCATACGTGACGCATATCAGCGTCGAAATATGGTCTGAGGATGACCAAGGCGCAACCTATGCTGATAGGCAAGAAACGGATACGAACGGTACCGATGATGTGGGCTTGTCGTTTGCCGTGCCCGCCGCCGTTGACCTGCACTACAAGATTACGGTCAGCGGCGACCCCAGCTCCAATAATACTGTCCACGTCCGCATCGAATGGTGACTCGTTGGCATTCCGTGGGCCATCCCAGCCCCGCCAGGGCTTGATCAAGTTCCGTGGCGCACGATCAGAGGCCCGGCCTCTGCCGCGTGCGGTGCGTCGAACGGTCCCGAGCCCGGGACGACGCGTCGGCCCGTGTCCGCGTCTGCGGCAGGCGGTGTCCACCGGTCGTGCAAGCCCCGGACGCCCGGCCGACGGTGTGACCGTTCAGGGGCGAGTGTTGACGTGGCGTACCTGCGGTCCCCACTTCTCCATGACGGGTTTCATGCACCACTGGCAGAGCGGTGCGCCCCCGCGACCGTACTTGTGGGTCTTGCGCTGACAGGTGGCGCAGGGGCCGACGAGGTCTCCCGGGCAGGTCAGCGCGGACGGATCGGGCTCCGTGACAGGGGGTGGTGCGGTCGGCATCGTGTTTTCCTGTTCTGGATGAGGGGGCGATTATCAGCCACCAGTCATCAGAATACGGCCACTGCCGTACACCAGTTCGATCGTGCTCGTGGATGCGGGAGAGGGTCGCGGGGGAAGGCTCGGGAGAAGTCAGGGGCAGCCCGGGAATGCCCGGCGCCCGGAGCTGGTTGTGGACGGCGTGGTCGTGGAGGGGACAGTGTCCCCGGGCCTCACCCATAGCCCATGAGGACGATCGTTCGGCTGAAGCCTCATGGAGCCTTTCGCCGTGCAGGCGACCGCCCTTCGCGACCACGCACGTGTCACGGCTCCCGGCCGGCGCCCGTGCCGGCCGGGAGCCGTGACACGTTTTTGCTCGAGCCGCTGCTTCCGCAGGCCGAAGGCCGAGCGTCGGCCACGGCACGTCGCCCAGCCGATCCCGCCACCGGCGGCCATCCCCTCGGTGCGGGCCGAGGGCAGCCGGTCATGGCGCCGCCCTCCTGGTCGCGCCTGAGGTGAGCTGCCGATCCCTAGTTCTTCTGCAGGGTGCGGGTGACACCCGCGATGACGGCGGTCGTCAGCATCCAGCCGAAAGCGATCAGCAGGTAGGCCAGCCACTGAAGGCTGTGATTCGACCAGTACCAGGCCGTGCGCTGGCCCAGACCGCCGATGGGGATCAAGAGGTCGAGTGTGTAGACGAGGGGCTGGAACGGGGCGCCTTCGCCTCGTTTGGCCGGGGTGGGGGAGTGGGCGCCGAAGATCAGCGTGCCCAGGAGGGTCAGGGCGAGGAGCCACACACCGGCCAGCCAGGGACGGTAGCCATAGCCGACGGTCAGGTCGAGCAGGTACCCCCACGCGCGCGCGGCCGGGGACAACATCTGACGCCGATGGCGCTGCTTGGCCAGCAGAACGCGGCGGGCGTCGTCATCGTGGCCGGTCTTCCGGTACCAGCCTGCCAGTTGCTCATAGGGCTGCGGGTTGTAGTCCGGGCCGCGTCGTATCCATGCCACGCGGTGGGTCACGGAGTTCCGCCGCCCCACCGCCTCCCGTCGCTCACCTGCCTCGTCCACAATGATGGAGCCGTACACGAAGCCGTCCAGCTCCACGACGTCCGGCCAGCTGCGGTCGCTGTCGTGGAGGTAGGCCACCTGCGCGCCGCGCAGGTCCACCGTGCCGGACGGTGTCCGGGCGAGGGTGAGGTCGAAGTCCGCGGCCTGCATCAGCCGGGCGGCCTCGCCTCGCCCTGCCGCGGCGAGAACCGCCAAGCGCGCGGTCACCGACGGTGGACGACTGTGGACCTCGGCCGGTTCGCGGCTGGTGCCGATGCTCAGGGCCGCAACCCGGCGGGGCCGCGACCCACTCGGACAGCGACCCGGTGGGGCGACGCGGGCCTCAACCTATGGGGCCACTGTTCCTCGGCCTGCCTGCCGTTGCTTGACCCGGGGCGATGGCGCGGTCGGCGCGCCCCAGCCGGATCGCGTGCCCCATCCCACGGGGCGAGCAGGGTGAGCACGCGCTCCACATGGGTCGGCAGGTCATCGCACGCGCTCCCTGAAGGGTTCAAGTTCACCCCCTCGCCTCGCGTGTTCGAATTTTCGTTCGATAATGTGGTGGGAGGAGGTGAGCAGTGATGAGCGCGGAGACGCGTACCCACCGGCAGGCAGTGGTGATGCACGTGCGCTGCCCCGACCGCCTGCCGGAGGAGACCTTCCGCCAGGTCCTGGAGGAGCTGGCCGGTCTGTCGCCGGTGGTGCAGGCCCTGCCGCCCACGGCCGCGCTGGTGGACCTGACCGGCGCCATCCGCTACCACGGCTCCACCCCGCACCGGCTCGGTGAGGTGCTGCGGATCCGCTCCATCTCCCGGCTCGGGGTCGACGTCCGGGTGGGGATCGGCCCGTCCATCACCGTCGCCGCCACCGCCTCCGCGCAGGTCCCGCAGCCCGGCGGCGTCCTCGCCATCGCTCCCGGCCAGGCCGCGGACTGGCTCGCCCGGCTCCCGGTCGACGCCCTGCACGGCATCGGCCCCCGCCAAGCGGCCGTGCTCCGCGATTACGGCATCCACAGCGTCGGCCTGCTCGCCGCCGTACCGCCCGCCACCGTCCAGCGCCTCCTCGGCGGCCGCGCCGGCCGCCTGGCCGTCGACCGCGCCCGCGGGATCGACCCCCGCCCGGTCGTCCCCCGGGCCCTGCCCGCCTCCGCCACCGTGGGCTGCACCTTCGACCGGCACACCCTGGACGGCGCCGCCGTCCGCGCCGCCCTCCTCGACCTGGTCGTCCGCCTCGGCGTGCGCCTGCGCCGCCGCGGTCAGGCCGCCCGCGCCCTGACCCTCACCCTGAAGTTCGCGGGCGGCACCACCTGGGAGAAGACCCGGCGCCTGACCGAGCCGTCCGCCCACGACGACGACCTCCGCCGGCTCGCCTACCAGCTGATGGACGCCGCCGGACTCCAGCGCGGCCGCCTCACCGGCATCACCCTGCGCGGCGAGGACCTCATCGACGCCGCCCGCGTCACCGAGCAGATCAGCCTCGACGACACCCGCGAGGACCGGCTCCGGGCCGAACAGGTCATGGACCGCATCCGCGACAAGTACGGTCCCGCCGCCATCGGACCGGCGGCCGCCTTCCGCCGGGCATCCTGACCGACGCCGTCGCCCCGGCGCCCATGCCGGCGTGAACGCCGAGGTGCGTACCCGGGTGCGCGCGAACGAGCCCGACACCGCGGCGCACCGCAGCCGCTCGAACCGGCTCGGCATCCCCTGGCGGCACATCGAGGGCGACGTGCTCCCCGGCGGGGGACGGCTCCGCCCATGACGCCCCCGCCGCCGGACGCACGGTGGAACCCGCCTCCGCACGGTCACGCGTACGCCGGCACCCGGCTCGCCGGTGCCCGCACCGCGCACGCCGCCGCCGGGGGAGCCGGGCACCGACGAGGACCGCGCCCGGCGGCCCCCGCACCACCGGGCCAAAGGTGACGCACCTGTCCGCGCTCCAGCGGCCGTCCGTCCGGACAGGCCGCTGACCAGGCCGGACAGGGCTTCGCTGTCCCGGACATGTCCCGGACGCCGCAGGCCGTTGCCCACGTCCGCGGCCGGCGTCCAGTGTTCCGTCCGTCAGCCGGACCCCTCCCGGGACCGGCGGGAACCGAACGGAAGGACGTACGGAATGTCATTGGCGAGCACGGTGAAGAGCACGGGCGTCGCGGGAGCGGTGCTGGCTCTCACGCTGGGGGGACTCGGCACGGCCGGACCGGCGCAGGCGGCGCCCGCTCCGGGACCGGCCGCGGGCAAGATCGCGCTGGGGCAGTACCAGAGCACCAACGCCGAGGTGCGCAAGCGGATCTACGAGGGGGACGCCAAGGGCGGCGACACCGAGCGGAACAACTGCAACTTCTACACGGGGTTCTGGACCGCGAAGGCCAACTACCGCTGGGACGGCACCACCGCGTCCCGGCACGGCACGATCAACAACACCCAGGCCTGCGGCACCAGCAAGGGCTACATGTACATCAAGGTCGACGGCGCCTGGACGAAGAAGTGGACCAGCGTGAAGTGGACCTCGCGCGCCTGGTGCGCGGACTTCG
Above is a genomic segment from Streptomyces glaucescens containing:
- a CDS encoding WhiB family transcriptional regulator, which translates into the protein MPDDRSFRDREADTWAGNVARKWLREAACVGEDPELFFPPAELETDPQVARARAVCRRCRVLLDCRSWAIEQGEDAGIWGATTARQRRAISREMRRVAAPR
- a CDS encoding CHAP domain-containing protein, coding for MSLASTVKSTGVAGAVLALTLGGLGTAGPAQAAPAPGPAAGKIALGQYQSTNAEVRKRIYEGDAKGGDTERNNCNFYTGFWTAKANYRWDGTTASRHGTINNTQACGTSKGYMYIKVDGAWTKKWTSVKWTSRAWCADFAKYAWYWGKAKITGLNAAADSFRTYGRANGTWHTKAQVKAGTYKPRAGDVVAYDNNGDGRADHVGVVTSYNSARKVYHSVEGNTSLERLTYKKTQPATAGRVLGFTTPKAR